From Temnothorax longispinosus isolate EJ_2023e chromosome 3, Tlon_JGU_v1, whole genome shotgun sequence, one genomic window encodes:
- the Elp3 gene encoding elongator complex protein 3 translates to MVLQSKFVNQSKEERMVITIGEIIQELLKAHNENRDVDLNKLKTRISSKYGLDSSPRLVDIIAAVPSYARNMLLPKLKAKPIRTASGIAVVAVMCKPHRCPHINMTGNICVYCPGGPDSDFEYSTQSYTGYEPTSMRAIRARYDPFLQTRHRIEQLKQLGHNVDKVEFIVMGGTFMSLPDAYRDYFIRNLHDALSGHTSSNVDEAVKYSERSTTKCIGITIETRPDYCLKKHLSDMLRYGCTRLEVGVQSIYEDVARDTNRGHTVRAVCESFQLAKDAGFKVIAHMMPNLPNVDLERDIAQFIEFFKNPAFRADGLKIYPTLVIRGTGLYELWQTGRYKSYEPSVLVDFIAHILALIPPWTRVYRVQRDIPMPLVSSGVKHGNLRELALERMKDMGTECRDVRTREVGIQEIHQKVQPYEVELIRRDYVANEGWETFLSYEDPLQDILIGLLRLRKCSTSTFRPELKEKTSIVRELHVYGSVVPISARDPTKFQHQGFGILLMEEAERIAKEEHKSDKISVISGVGTRNYYRKLGYELDGPYMSKMLI, encoded by the exons ATGGTATTACAAAGCA AGTTTGTAAATCAGAGCAAGGAGGAACGTATGGTGATAACAATTGGCGAAATTATACAAGAGTTATTAAAGGCACATAATGAAAATCGAGATGTTGatctaaataaattgaagACGAGAATTTCTTCAAAGTATGGCCTGGACTCTTCTCCAAGATTGGTTGACATTATCGCAGCAGTACCTAGTTACGCTAGGAACATGCTTCTGCCGAAATTGAAGGCTAAGCCTATCAGGACTGCTAGTGGG aTTGCTGTTGTAGCAGTGATGTGCAAACCACACAGATGTCCACATATTAATATGACGGGAAATATCTGTGTTTATTGCCCCGGCGGCCCAGATTCTGACTTCGAATATTCAACACAATCGTATACAGGATACGAACCCACGTCGATGAGAGCTATACGCGCGAGATATGATCCTTTTTTACAAACAAGACATCGCATTGAACAG TTAAAACAACTGGGCCACAATGTCGACAAAGtcgaatttattgttatgGGCGGTACTTTTATGTCATTACCAGATGCCTATagagattattttatacgGAACCTACACGACGCGCTGTCTGGTCATACAAGCAGTAATGTTGACGAAGCAGTGAAGTACTCGGAACGTAGTACTACCAAGTGTATTGGTATCACCATTGAAACTCGGCCTGATTATTGTCTCAAGAAGCATCTCTCGGATATGCTACGTTATGG ATGCACACGTTTGGAAGTCGGTGTACAATCGATATACGAAGATGTGGCGCGGGATACTAATAGAGGACATACAGTACGTGCCGTATGTGAGAGTTTTCAATTGGCAAAAGATGCCGGATTCAAGGTGATAGCTCACATGATGCCAAATTTGCCGAATGTCGACTTGGAACGAGATATCGCCCAGTTTATA GAATTCTTCAAGAATCCTGCGTTTCGAGCGGATGGACTAAAAATTTATCCAACATTGGTTATACGTGGCACCGGCTTGTACGAATTATGGCAAACTGGAAGATATAAGAGTTACGAGCCCAGTGTATTAGTCGATTTTATAGCTCATATTCTAGCTTTGATACCACCGTGGACCCGCGTTTATCGCGTACAACGTGATATACCAATGCCATTAGTGAg ttcTGGTGTAAAACACGGGAATTTGCGTGAATTGGCTCTAGAAAGAATGAAGGATATGGGCACAGAGTGCCGTGATGTTAGAACACGCGAAGTAGGAATTCAAGAAATACATCAGAAAGTACAACCCTATGAAGTTGAACTTATACGACGTGATTACGTAGCCAATGAGGGATGGGAGACATTTTTGTCATACGAAGATCCCTTGCAGGACATTTTAATTGGCCTGCTTAGATTAAGAAAATGTTCTACCAGCACATTCAG GCcggaattaaaagaaaaaacttcTATAGTAAGAGAGCTTCATGTTTATGGCAGCGTAGTACCTATTAGCGCTCGCGATCCTACAAAATTTCAACACCAAGGGTTCGGTATTTTGTTAATGGAAGAAGCTGAACGAATCGCAAAAGAGGAACATAAATCTGATAAAATTTCCGTAATTTCAG gCGTTGGTACACGTAACTATTACAGAAAATTGGGTTATGAACTTGATGGTCCATACATGtctaaaatgcttatataA